The DNA segment CGATTTTGCAGCATGTGCCGGCCCGGTTTACAGAATCCGAATCAGCGGCCAGCGAATCGACACGCCGGGCGGCGTTGGCCGAGTGGATTGCGCATCCCCAAAATCCGCTCACCTGGCGCAGCGTGGTGAATCGCACCTGGCATTATCACTTTGGACGAGGGTTGAGTGATACGCCCAGCGATCTGGGGCGGATGGGAGGATTGCCGTCCCATCCCGAGCTGCTAGATTGGCTGGCCGTGTGGTTTCGCGACCAGGCTGGCGGGTCACTCAAGGCGCTGCATCGACTGATCGTGACCAGCCAAACCTACCAGCAGTCTTCGGCGCAGCGCGTTGAGGCCGCGCGGCTGGATGCTGACAACCGCTTGCTGTGGCGACAGAATCGTCAGCGTTTGGATGCTGACTCTTTTCGCGACTGGGTGCTGTCTGCATCGGGCAAACTAGATCTGAGCATGGGGGGGCCGTCGAACCAACATTTCTTACAGTCTCCAGGACCGCAGGCCACACCCAAACTCGATTATGCGCGATACGACTGGAACAGTCCGGGCTCCAATCGCCGCAGTATCTACCGGTACGTGTGGCGGGGCATTCCCGATCCGCTGCTGGCCGCTTTGGATTTTCCCGACCTCGGTTTATTGTCACCCACGCGCAGCGTATCCGCCTCGCCGCTACAAGCTTTAACGCTGATGAATCATCCTTTCGTATTGCACTTCAGCCAAGCCCTGTCAGATGAGATCCGCTCGCAATCGCACGACAACGACGCGTTAGTAACTGGCCAGCAAGTTCGTCAGGTCGTGCGTTATATCTACGGTCGTGAGCCGCATGATTCAGAAGCCGCGTACATGGTCGCTTACGCTCGCCGACACGGATTAGCTGGACTGTGCCGGCTGTTATTTAACTCCAATGAATTCTTGTTCATTCTCTGAGTCACAAATGAATCGACCGCGTCACAGCCAATCCGCTCATGGGTCACAAGAGAGACTGGGTTCGCGCCGACAATTGTTGATGGGTGGCGGAGGCTTTGCCTGCCTGGCGCTGTCGGATCTGCTCGATCGGCAGTTGCGTGCCGAATCGTCGGTGGGCGATACTCGCCGTAGCACTGGAGCCAGCCACCATCAGCCTAAGGTCAAACGAGTCATCCAATTGTTCATGACCGGCGGTGCCAGTCCGATGGATACGTTTGACTACAAGCCTGAGCTGGATCGACTGCATGGCCAAATGCTTGGTCCCAAACAGAAGCCAGAAGGTTTTACAGCGCCGGCCGGTGCGATCATGAAAAGTCCCTTCAAATTTCAGCAGCATGGACAATCGGGGCGCTGGGTCAGCAGCGTCTTTCCCGAACAGGCCCAGCTGGTGGACGAAATGGCTTTCTTGATGGCCATGACGACTAAGACCAACGTGCATGGTCCGGGTACTTACATGATGAATAGTGGCTTTCTGCTGCCGGGATTTCCGTGTTTAGGAGCCTGGGTGTCCTATGCCTTGGGGAATCTGACAGACAATTTGCCGACGTTTGTGGTGCTACCCGATGCGCGCGGTTTGCCCTACAACCAAAAGGGGTGTTTTAGCGCTGGGTTTTTGCCGAGCCTTCACGAGGGTCTGGTAATCGACGCCGGTGCCCAACCGCCCATCGCCGATCTGTTTGCCGACCGTTCACGCTACTCGTATGCCACGGCTTCGGCGGATCATGACGGCATACAGCTGCTGCGACGCCTAAACGCCAATTACGGCGCTAGCACGACAGGCGACACACATTTGGATGCACGCGTAGCCAGTTATGAATTAGCGGCCAAGATGCAGTTGTCCGCACCCGAAGCCTTTGACTTGTCGCAAGAAACCGAGCTGAGTGCGCGCAACTACGGACTACACGACGCGGTCACACAGGATTTTGGTCGGCGCTGTCTGCTGGCGCGCCGGTTGATCGAGCGGGGGGTGCGGTTTGTACAGGTGTGGAGTGGCCCGCAAGGCG comes from the Pirellulaceae bacterium genome and includes:
- a CDS encoding DUF1501 domain-containing protein, with translation MGGGGFACLALSDLLDRQLRAESSVGDTRRSTGASHHQPKVKRVIQLFMTGGASPMDTFDYKPELDRLHGQMLGPKQKPEGFTAPAGAIMKSPFKFQQHGQSGRWVSSVFPEQAQLVDEMAFLMAMTTKTNVHGPGTYMMNSGFLLPGFPCLGAWVSYALGNLTDNLPTFVVLPDARGLPYNQKGCFSAGFLPSLHEGLVIDAGAQPPIADLFADRSRYSYATASADHDGIQLLRRLNANYGASTTGDTHLDARVASYELAAKMQLSAPEAFDLSQETELSARNYGLHDAVTQDFGRRCLLARRLIERGVRFVQVWSGPQGAVNNWDNHGNIQNELPPMAASVDRPIAALLRDLKNRGLDDDTLVVWTTEFGRTPFAQGSQGRDHNGGSFVTWLWGAGIRPGVAHGASDDWGYQAVENKTWCHDLHATILYLLGIDHLQLTVRHNGIDRRLTDVHGHVIQQVLS